In one Bos mutus isolate GX-2022 chromosome 19, NWIPB_WYAK_1.1, whole genome shotgun sequence genomic region, the following are encoded:
- the LOC102273246 gene encoding LOW QUALITY PROTEIN: amine oxidase [copper-containing] 3 (The sequence of the model RefSeq protein was modified relative to this genomic sequence to represent the inferred CDS: inserted 3 bases in 3 codons), whose protein sequence is MNQKTTLVLLALAVITIFALVCVLIAGRGGDGGEASQPHYCPSGTPSVQPWTHPGQNQLFADLSREELTAVMRFLTQKLGPDLVDAAQARPSDNCIFSVELQLPPKAAALAHLDRRSPPPAREALAIVFFGRQPQPNVTELVVGPLPQPSYMRDVTVERHGGPLPYYRRPVLLREYLDIDQMIFNRELPQAAGVLHHCCSYKQGGGNLVTMTTAPRGLQSGDRATWFGLYYNISGAGYYLHPVGLELLVDHKALDPAQWTIQKVFFQGRYYESLAQLEEQFEAGRVNVVVIPDDGTGGFWSLKSQVPPGPTPPLQFHPQGPRFSVQGSRVASSLWTFSFGLGAFSGPRIFDIRFQGERLAYEISLQEAVAIYGGNTPAAMLTRYMDGCFGMGKFATPLTRGVDCPYLATYVDWHFLLESQAPRTLHDAFCVFEQNKGLPLRRHHSDFISQYFGGLVETVLVFRSVSTLLNYDYVWDMVFHPNGAIEVKFHATGYISSAFFFGTAQKYGNQVRENTLGTVHTHSAHYKVDLDVGGLENWVWAEDMAFVPTMVPWSPEHQMQRLQVTRSXLETEEQAAFPLGGASPHYLYLASKQSKKWGHPHSYRIKTVSFAGXPMPQNSSTERVVSWSRYQLAVTQRKETEPSSTSVFNQNDPWTPTVDFADFINNETIAGKDLVAWVTAGFLHIPHAEDIPNTVTVGNGVGFFLQPYNFFDQDPSINSADSIYFXKDQDAGSCEVNSLACLPKAPACAPDLSAFSHGGFSRTRCSLGWGMRLGLQGLGVWGEGPGTGEPVPSSPSSHPWVLSLLHRPPLLTASLGSS, encoded by the exons ATGAACCAGAAGACCACCCTGGTGCTCCTTGCTCTGGCTGTCATCACCATCTTTGCCTTGGTGTGTGTCTTAATAGCTGGCaggggaggagatgggggtgaAGCCAGCCAACCTCACTACTGCCCCTCCGGAACCCCCAGTGTCCAGCCCTGGACACACCCTGGCCAGAACCAGCTGTTTGCAGACCTGAGCCGAGAAGAGCTGACAGCTGTGATGAGATTCCTGACCCAGAAGCTGGGGCCAGACCTGGTGGATGCAGCCCAGGCCCGACCCTCTGACAACTGCATCTTCTCGGTAGAGCTGCAGCTGCCCCCCAAGGCTGCAGCCCTGGCCCACCTGGACAGGAGGAGCCCCCCACCTGCCCGGGAGGCACTGGCCATCGTCTTCTTTGGCAGACAACCCCAACCCAATGTGACTGAGCTGGTGGTGGGGCCGCTGCCCCAGCCCTCCTACATGCGGGATGTGACCGTGGAGCGTCATGGGGGCCCCCTGCCCTATTACCGACGCCCCGTGCTTCTCCGAGAGTACCTGGACATAGACCAGATGATCTTCAACAGAGAACTGCCCCAGGCTGCTGGTGTCCTGCACCACTGCTGCTCCTACAAACAAGGAGGAGGGAACCTGGTGACCATGACCACAGCCCCCCGCGGTTTGCAATCAGGTGACCGGGCCACCTGGTTTGGCCTCTACTACAACATCTCAGGGGCTGGGTACTATCTGCACCCTGTGGGGTTAGAGCTGCTGGTAGATCACAAGGCTCTGGACCCTGCCCAGTGGACCATCCAGAAGGTGTTCTTTCAAGGCCGCTACTATGAAAGTCTGGCCCAGCTGGAGGAGCAGTTTGAGGCTGGCCGGGTGAATGTGGTGGTGATCCCAGACGATGGCACAGGTGGGTTCTGGTCCCTGAAGTCCCAGGTGCCTCCGGGTCCAACTCCCCCTCTGCAGTTCCATCCTCAGGGCCCCCGCTTCAGTGTCCAGGGCAGTCGAGTGGCCTCCTCATTGTGGACTTTCTCCTTTGGCCTCGGAGCTTTCAGTGGTCCTAGGATCTTTGACATTCGATTCCAAGGAGAACGACTGGCTTATGAGATCAGCCTGCAAGAGGCCGTGGCTATTTATGGTGGGAATACCCCAGCAGCAATGCTCACTCGCTATATGGATGGCTGCTTTGGCATGGGCAAATTCGCCACGCCCCTGACCCGAGGGGTGGACTGCCCCTATCTGGCCACCTATGTGGACTGGCACTTCCTTCTGGAGTCTCAAGCCCCCAGGACCCTACATGATGCCTTTTGTGTGTTTGAGCAGAACAAGGGCCTGCCCCTGAGGCGACACCACTCAGATTTTATTTCCCAGTATTTTGGGGGTCTTGTGGAGACAGTGCTGGTCTTCAGATCTGTGTCAACCTTGCTCAACTATGACTATGTGTGGGATATGGTCTTTCACCCCAATGGGGCCATAGAAGTCAAATTCCATGCCACGGGCTATATCAGCTCAGCGTTCTTCTTTGGTACTGCCCAAAAATACGGAAACCAGGTTCGGGAGAACACACTGGGCACCGTCCACACCCACAGTGCCCACTACAAGGTGGATCTGGATGTGGGAG GACTGGAGAACTGGGTCTGGGCTGAGGACATGGCTTTTGTCCCCACAATGGTACCCTGGAGCCCTGAGCACCAGATGCAGAGGCTGCAGGTGACCCGAA AGCTGGAGACTGAGGAGCAGGCTGCCTTCCCCCTGGGAGGGGCCTCCCCTCACTACCTGTACCTGGCCAGCAAGCAGAGCAAAAAGTGGGGGCACCCTCACAGCTATCGCATCAAGACGGTCAGCTTTGCTG GGCCGATGCCCCAGAACAGCTCCACAGAGAGAGTGGTCAGCTGG TCTAGGTACCAGCTGGCCGTGAcccagaggaaggagacagagcccAGCAGCACCAGCGTCTTCAATCAGAATGACCCCTGGACTCCCACTGTGGACTTTGCTGACTTCATCAACAATGAGACCATTGCTGGAAAG GACTTGGTGGCCTGGGTGACAGCTGGTTTCCTGCACATCCCACATGCAGAGGACATTCCCAACACGGTGACAGTGGGGAATGGTGTGGGCTTCTTTCTGCAACCCTACAACTTCTTTGATCAGGACCCCTCCATCAATTCTGCTGACTCCATCTACT CCAAAGACCAGGATGCTGGGTCCTGTGAGGTCAACTCCCTGGCTTGTCTGCCCAAGGCTCCTGCCTGTGCCCCTGATCTTTCTGCCTTCTCCCACGGGGGCTTTTCCAGAACTCGGTGTTCCCTGGGATGGGGAATGAGACTGGGGCTCCAGGGTCTGGGAGTGTGGGGAGAAGGGCCAGGAACTGGGGAGCCTgtgccctcttctccctcctcacaCCCCTGggtcctctctctcctccatcgTCCTCCCTTGCTTACCGCCTCACTGGGGTCATCCTGA
- the AOC2 gene encoding amine oxidase [copper-containing] 2, whose product MNLKVVLVFLALSLITIFALAYVLLTSRGGSSLPPRCPSVSPRAQPWTHPGQSQLFADLSREELMAVMSFLTQKLGPDLADAAQARPSDNCIFSVELQLPPKAAALAHLDRGRPPPAREALAIVFFGRQPQPNVTELVVGPLPQPSYMRDVTVERHGGPLPYHRRPVLATESAQMWMHLKKVEFPKAPVFLASVFNYNGSTLAALHATPRGLRSGDRATWIALYHNISGVGIFLHPVGLELLLDHRALDPAHWAVQQVFYLGHYYSDLGQLEWEFKAGRLDVVRVPLPLPDGASSLRSRVSPGPLPPLEFSPQGSRYSVQGHLVESFLWTFTFGHGAFSGMRIFDVRFKGERVAYEVSVQECLSVYGADSPKTMMTRYLDSSYGLGRHSRGLVRGVDCPYQSTMVDTHVLVGQGAVQLLPGAVCVFEEAQGLPLRRHHNQLQSHFYGGLAGSALVVRSVSSVGNYDYIWDFVLHPNGALEGRVHATGYINTAFLSGGEESLLFGNRVGERVLGAVHTHAFHFKLDLDVAGLKNWVVAEDVVFKPVAAPWSPEHQLQRPQLTRQVLGREDLTAFFLGSPLPRYLYLASNQTNAWGHQRGYRIQIHSPLGIHMPLDSTMERALSWGRYQLAVTRRKEEESQSSSIYYQNDIWTATAAFADFINNETLLGEDLVAWVTASFLHIPHAEDVPNTVTLGNRVGFLLRPYNFFDEDPSIFSPGSVYFEKGQDAGLCSVNHVACVPHLAACVPDLPPFSYQDL is encoded by the exons ATGAATCTCAAGGTAGTCCTTGTGTTCCTGGCACTGTCTCTCATCACCATCTTTGCCCTGGCCTATGTCTTGCTGACCAGCCGTGGTGGCTCCAGCCTGCCTCCCCGCTGCCCCTCTGTATCCCCCCGTGCCCAGCCCTGGACACACCCTGGCCAGAGCCAGCTGTTTGCAGACCTGAGCCGAGAAGAGCTGATGGCTGTGatgagcttcctgacccagaagcTGGGGCCAGACCTGGCGGATGCAGCCCAGGCCCGACCCTCAGACAACTGCATCTTCTCGGTAGAGCTGCAGCTGCCCCCCAAGGCTGCAGCCCTAGCCCACCTGGACAGGGGGAGGCCCCCACCTGCCCGGGAGGCACTGGCCATCGTCTTCTTTGGCAGACAACCCCAACCCAATGTGACTGAGCTGGTGGTGGGGCCGCTGCCCCAGCCCTCCTACATGCGGGATGTGACCGTGGAGCGTCATGGGGGCCCCCTGCCGTATCACCGACGCCCCGTGCTGGCAACCGAGTCTGCCCAGATGTGGATGCATCTGAAAAAGGTGGAGTTCCCCAAGGCCCCAGTCTTCCTGGCTTCTGTCTTCAACTACAATGGCTCCACTTTGGCGGCTCTGCATGCCACCCCTCGTGGCTTGCGCTCAGGGGACCGTGCTACCTGGATAGCCCTCTACCATAACATCTCAGGTGTCGGGATTTTTCTTCACCCCGTGGGGCTCGAGCTACTGCTGGACCATAGGGCTCTGGACCCTGCCCACTGGGCTGTCCAGCAGGTTTTCTACCTCGGCCACTACTATTCAGACTTGGGTCAGTTGGAATGGGAGTTTAAGGCTGGCCGGCTGGACGTGGTTAGAGTTCCTCTACCCCTGCCAGATGGGGCCTCATCCCTCCGCTCCCGGGTGTCCCCAGGTCCTCTCCCCCCTCTTGAGTTCTCACCTCAGGGCTCCCGGTACAGCGTCCAAGGGCACCTGGTGGAGTCTTTCCTCTGGACATTTACCTTTGGCCATGGGGCATTCAGTGGCATGAGAATTTTTGATGTTCGGTTCAAGGGTGAGCGAGTGGCCTATGAAGTCAGTGTCCAGGAGTGTCTGTCTGTCTATGGTGCCGATTCGCCCAAGACCATGATGACCAGATACCTTGATAGCAGCTATGGACTTGGCCGTCACAGCCGGGGCTTGGTGCGGGGAGTAGACTGCCCCTACCAGTCTACCATGGTGGACACCCACGTGTTGGTGGGTCAAGGGGCAGTCCAGCTGCTCCCGGGGGCTGTGTGTGTATTTGAGGAGGCCCAGGGACTCCCTCTCCGAAGGCACCACAATCAGCTTCAGAGTCATTTCTATGGTGGTTTGGCTGGCTCGGCCCTCGTAGTCAGGTCTGTGTCCTCTGTAGGCAACTATGACTACATTTGGGACTTTGTGTTGCACCCAAATGGGGCACTCGAAGGGCGGGTCCATGCCACGGGCTACATCAACACAGCTTTCCTGAGCGGGGGAGAGGAGAGCCTCCTTTTTGGGAACCGCGTGGGGGAGCGAGTGCTGGGGGCGGTGCACACACATGCCTTCCACTTCAAGCTGGACCTGGATGTGGCAG GGCTGAAAAACTGGGTGGTAGCTGAAGACGTGGTGTTTAAACCTGTGGCAGCCCCTTGGAGTCCGGAGCACCAACTGCAGCGCCCACAGCTGACTCGGCAGGTCCTGGGAAGGGAGGACCTGACGGCTTTTTTCTTGGGGAGCCCCCTTCCCCGATACCTTTACTTGGCTAGCAACCAGACTAATGCCTGGGGTCATCAGCGCGGGTACCGAATCCAGATCCACAGCCCTCTTGGCATACACATGCCGCTGGACAGCACCATGGAGAGGGCCCTCAGctgggggag ATACCAGCTTGCGGTGACccggaggaaggaggaggagtccCAGAGCAGCAGCATCTATTACCAGAATGACATCTGGACAGCCACTGCGGCCTTTGCTGACTTCATCAACAATGAGACCCTCTTAGGAGAG GACCTGGTAGCTTGGGTTACAGCCAGCTTCCTGCACATCCCCCACGCTGAGGATGTCCCCAACACAGTGACTCTGGGGAACAGAGTTGGCTTCTTGCTCCGACCCTATAACTTCTTTGATGAGGACCCCTCCATCTTCTCCCCTGGCAGTGTCTACTTTGAGAAAGGCCAGGATGCTGGGCTCTGCAGTGTGAATCATGTGGCCTGTGTTCCCCACCTGGCAGCCTGTGTCCCAGACCTGCCGCCTTTCTCTTACCAAGACTTGTAG
- the PSME3 gene encoding proteasome activator complex subunit 3: MASLLKVDQEVKLKVDSFRERITSEAEDLVANFFPKKLLELDSFLKEPILNIHDLTQIHSDMNLPVPDPILLTNSHDGLDGPTYKKRRLDECEEAFQGTKVFVMPNGMLKSNQQLVDIIEKVKPEIRLLIEKCNTVKMWVQLLIPRIEDGNNFGVSIQEETVAELRTVESEAASYLDQISRYYITRAKLVSKIAKYPHVEDYRRTVTEIDEKEYISLRLIISELRNQYVTLHDMILKNIEKIKRPRSSNAETLY, translated from the exons ATGGCCTCGTTGCTGAAGGTGGATCAGGAAGTGAAGCTCAAG gTTGATTCTTTCAGGGAGCGGATCACAAGTGAG GCAGAAGACTTGGTGGcaaattttttcccaaagaagttGTTAGAACTTGATAGTTTTTTGAAG GAACCAATTCTAAACATCCATGACCTAACTCAGATCCACTCAGACATGAATCTCCCAGTCCCTGACCCCATTCTTCTCACCAACAGCCATGATGGACTGGATGGT CCTACTTACAAGAAGCGAAGATTGGATGAATGTGAAGAGGCCTTCCAGG GAACCAAGGTGTTTGTGATGCCCAATGGGATGCTAAAAAGCAACCAGCAGCTGGTGGACATTATTGAGAAAGTGAAGCCTGAGATCCGGCTGCTGATTGAGAAATGCAACACG GTCAAAATGTGGGTACAACTCCTGATTCCTAGGATAGAAGATGGCAACAACTTTGGGGTGTCCATTCAG GAGGAAACAGTTGCAGAACTAAGAACTGTTGAGAGTGAAGCTGCATCTTATCTGGACCAGATTTCTAG atATTATATTACAAGAGCCAAATTGGTTTCTAAAATAGCTAAATATCCCCATGTG GAAGACTATCGTCGCACCGTGACAGAGATTGACGAGAAAGAATATATCAGCCTTCGGCTCATCATATCAGAGCTAAGGAATCAATAT GTCACTCTACATGACATGATCCTGAAAAATATTGAGAAGATCAAAAGGCCCCGGAGCAGCAATGCAGAGACACTGTACTGA